In Lentilitoribacter sp. Alg239-R112, the following proteins share a genomic window:
- the phnK gene encoding phosphonate C-P lyase system protein PhnK, which yields MTPLFQVKNIAKNYGNRIGCKDVSFDLYPGEVMGIVGESGSGKSTLLNCMAGHLEPDAGEVLFNTRIEGLKDTLLMSEPERRMLSRTDWAFVHQNARDGLRMGISAGGNMGERLMAVGDRHYGQIRSQSINWLEKVEISEDRIDDRPSAFSGGMQQRLQIARNLITGPRLVFMDEPTGGLDVSVQARLLDLIRSLVRELGLSAIIVTHDLAVVRLLADRLMVMKSGHVVESGLTDQVLDDPQHAYTQLLVSSVLQV from the coding sequence ATGACACCTTTGTTCCAAGTGAAAAATATTGCCAAGAATTATGGTAATCGAATTGGCTGCAAGGATGTGTCCTTTGATCTTTATCCCGGTGAAGTGATGGGAATTGTGGGTGAGAGCGGGTCTGGAAAATCAACATTGCTGAATTGCATGGCCGGCCATCTCGAACCTGATGCAGGAGAGGTTTTGTTCAACACTCGCATTGAGGGGCTTAAAGATACACTCCTTATGTCTGAACCTGAGCGCAGAATGTTGTCGCGCACGGATTGGGCATTTGTGCATCAAAATGCCCGTGATGGATTGCGCATGGGAATTTCTGCTGGCGGCAATATGGGTGAACGCCTAATGGCGGTTGGTGATCGGCACTATGGGCAGATTCGATCACAGTCAATTAACTGGCTGGAGAAGGTTGAAATTTCAGAGGATCGGATCGACGATCGACCAAGTGCTTTTTCAGGGGGTATGCAGCAGCGTTTGCAAATTGCGCGGAACTTAATCACAGGCCCGCGTCTGGTATTTATGGACGAGCCGACGGGTGGGTTGGATGTATCTGTTCAGGCTCGCTTGCTTGATTTAATCCGAAGTCTTGTCCGAGAGCTTGGATTATCTGCTATCATTGTAACGCATGATTTGGCCGTCGTACGTCTTCTTGCTGATCGGTTGATGGTGATGAAATCTGGCCACGTCGTTGAAAGCGGTTTGACAGATCAGGTTTTAGACGATCCGCAACATGCCTACACACAATTGCTCGTATCATCGGTTCTACAGGTGTAA